A genomic window from Camelina sativa cultivar DH55 chromosome 2, Cs, whole genome shotgun sequence includes:
- the LOC104726260 gene encoding uncharacterized protein LOC104726260 translates to MQQRKPTAGRPSGTDGSDFSYRMVVDSRYTKVTKEKARLRPLIFVQAVIYLIGLSCAFLTTTKKDEMNTLAIAAAAAGFVSSLIGELGCRRSRVNLLRLYTAASTIVMVLSVFCAVRSRLTMEERDSSGTTAKLELVGFICAQLGAVVQIFVIVVTGSLVSNMSPPTKAA, encoded by the exons ATGCAGCAGAGGAAGCCGACGGCGGGAAGACCCAGTGGTACCGATGGATCCGATTTCTCATACCGCATGGTCGTTGACTCTC gttACACGAAGGTCACTAAAGAAAAAGCTCGTCTCCGTCCTTTGATCTTTGTTCAG GCTGTGATTTATTTAATCGGACTATCGTGTGCGTTTCTGACAACAACgaaaaaagatgagatgaacACCCTTGCTATtgcagctgctgctgctggctTTGTGTCTTCATTGATAGGAGAATTAG GTTGCAGACGCAGCAGAGTAAACCTTTTGAGGCTCTATACGGCTGCATCTACCATTGTTATGGTTCTTTCCGTGTTTTGTGCTGTTAGGAGCAGATTAACAATGGAG GAACGGGATAGCTCGGGAACAACAGCGAAGCTTGAGCTCGTAGGGTTCATTTGTGCTCAATTAG GAGCGGTGGTGCAGATATTTGTGATCGTTGTTACGGGTTCCCTTGTCAGTAACATGTCTCCACCTACGAAAGCAGCATAG